A single genomic interval of Noviherbaspirillum saxi harbors:
- a CDS encoding fumarylacetoacetate hydrolase family protein, with protein MKLATLKNGRRDGQLLVVSRDLRMAVAVPDIASTMQQVLEEWQAKHRALDEVYRALNAGIATGAFVLDVAQLAAPLPRAYQWADGSAYLVHSELVRKARGAELTPELWHDPLMYQGCGDSLLGARDDVALESTDWGIDLEGEVAVFTDDVPMGVSPQQAKGHIRLIALVNDVSLRGLVPAELAKGFGFFQSKPWTAFSPVAVTPDELGDAWDGQRVHLPLTVHVNEDLLGQPNAGVDMVFDFPQLIAHAAKTRPLGAGTIVGSGTVSNGDRSVGSACLAEKRALETVRDGKPGTPFLTFGDRMTIDMFDRNGNSVFGAISQRVVEYAPPLLA; from the coding sequence ATGAAACTGGCAACATTGAAAAACGGCCGCAGGGACGGTCAGCTGTTGGTGGTGAGCCGTGACTTGCGCATGGCGGTCGCGGTGCCGGATATCGCGTCGACGATGCAGCAGGTTTTGGAGGAATGGCAGGCAAAACATCGCGCGCTGGACGAGGTGTATCGCGCGTTGAATGCGGGAATCGCGACGGGTGCGTTCGTGCTGGATGTCGCGCAGCTTGCGGCGCCATTACCGCGCGCCTATCAATGGGCGGACGGCAGCGCTTACCTGGTGCATAGCGAACTGGTCAGAAAGGCGCGCGGTGCGGAGCTGACGCCTGAACTGTGGCACGACCCACTGATGTACCAGGGCTGCGGCGACTCGCTGCTGGGCGCGCGCGATGACGTCGCGCTGGAATCGACCGACTGGGGGATCGATCTCGAAGGCGAGGTCGCGGTATTCACCGACGACGTGCCGATGGGCGTATCGCCGCAACAGGCGAAAGGCCATATCCGGTTGATCGCGCTGGTCAACGATGTCAGCCTGCGTGGTCTGGTGCCCGCCGAACTGGCAAAGGGATTCGGATTTTTCCAGAGCAAGCCGTGGACCGCATTCTCGCCGGTGGCGGTGACGCCGGACGAACTGGGCGACGCCTGGGACGGACAGCGTGTGCATCTGCCGCTGACGGTGCATGTGAATGAAGACTTGCTCGGACAGCCGAATGCCGGTGTCGATATGGTGTTCGACTTTCCGCAATTGATCGCTCACGCGGCAAAAACCCGGCCCCTGGGCGCGGGCACGATTGTCGGGTCCGGTACCGTTTCCAACGGCGACCGCAGCGTCGGGTCAGCCTGCCTGGCCGAGAAACGCGCGCTTGAAACGGTACGCGACGGCAAACCCGGCACCCCGTTCCTGACCTTCGGCGACCGGATGACCATCGACATGTTCGACCGCAACGGCAAC
- a CDS encoding DUF305 domain-containing protein — translation MLTPEKIRSFLRSGITTACLLAAASAVAQHARHHGAGEGKASPQFIASTAKPFSALMDDAMAVMDDGMKRAPMNGMPEHDFVTMMIPHHQGAIDMAKAVLLNTTDPELSNLAQGIITEQQNEIRVMRAWLGRHQEKRAGRAQAPR, via the coding sequence ATGCTTACTCCCGAAAAAATCCGTTCATTTTTGCGCAGCGGCATTACAACTGCATGTTTGCTTGCCGCGGCATCAGCTGTCGCACAGCATGCCCGTCACCATGGAGCCGGGGAAGGCAAAGCTTCACCACAGTTCATCGCCAGCACCGCCAAACCGTTTTCCGCCTTGATGGACGATGCCATGGCGGTGATGGATGACGGCATGAAGCGCGCGCCGATGAACGGCATGCCCGAGCATGATTTCGTCACCATGATGATTCCCCATCACCAAGGCGCAATCGACATGGCCAAGGCGGTTCTGCTCAACACCACCGACCCGGAGCTGAGCAACCTGGCGCAAGGCATCATTACCGAGCAGCAGAATGAAATCCGCGTGATGCGGGCTTGGCTGGGGCGGCATCAGGAAAAGCGGGCGGGCCGTGCCCAAGCGCCAAGATGA
- the maiA gene encoding maleylacetoacetate isomerase, whose protein sequence is MNLHTYFRSSASFRVRIVLNLKNQAYQAIPVHMLRDGGEQHSPAYRAINPLGLVPALETDEGPVLTQSIAICEFLEETYPEPRLLPADRFERAWVRSLCNVIACDIHPINNLRVLKYLKTELGHSEEEKTAWYRHWIVTGLEAIEKMIGDRAGQYCLGDSITLADAFLVPQVWNALRFECPLDRFPTIATVYENAMALEAVKLAQPSAQPDAE, encoded by the coding sequence TTGAACCTGCACACCTATTTCCGTTCGTCCGCATCGTTTCGCGTACGCATCGTGCTCAACCTGAAGAACCAGGCTTATCAAGCCATTCCTGTACATATGCTGCGCGATGGGGGCGAACAGCATTCGCCTGCGTACCGCGCGATCAATCCGCTCGGTCTGGTGCCGGCGCTTGAAACTGACGAAGGCCCTGTGTTGACGCAATCGATTGCGATATGCGAATTTCTGGAAGAAACTTATCCGGAGCCGCGACTACTGCCCGCAGACCGCTTCGAGCGCGCATGGGTACGCTCGCTGTGCAATGTCATTGCCTGCGATATTCATCCGATCAACAATCTGCGCGTCCTGAAATACCTCAAGACCGAACTCGGACATAGCGAAGAAGAGAAGACGGCGTGGTACCGGCACTGGATTGTGACCGGACTGGAAGCGATAGAGAAAATGATTGGCGACCGCGCCGGTCAGTACTGCCTGGGCGACAGCATCACACTGGCCGACGCGTTTCTTGTTCCGCAGGTATGGAATGCCTTGCGCTTCGAGTGTCCGCTCGACCGGTTTCCGACAATTGCAACAGTGTATGAAAACGCGATGGCGCTGGAGGCCGTGAAGCTGGCGCAACCGTCCGCGCAACCGGATGCCGAGTGA
- a CDS encoding ATP-binding protein, translated as MARINLRKFIAEHYKGGVSARDVIREALTNSIHAGGKFISVDLHFSERQQELSPGSEERRTLEQITISDDGEGFTAENLNFFDEICTSHKDNIGGKGVGRLAFLKYANKVEIRSQLPTELVEFVYTPEFKPEEVKKSPKLGSLNTCITLRDLKEKINTQVAKLVNSICDDLRLLLFLKHQSGHSIALKFTHNSRQPFDEVHVFSGENIQAELTREFEFQGEKFNCYLFRDEPPKKGIVAMLCADELCIEEYVISKRFDICRHLIFVTSDYFNKRSNIERQRLELPKTDDDVDMVSPISREKLMPCIHEECMTMINESAEGDIEEFKSDNIEKLKKYYPFIKIDSMDADAALLDADEVVKTYRAQQARKEDQVVEALQSGKPVSWDDVSHLASEDLARYIVHRALVIDSLANMPPDSAEDAIHNAILRKKSDGSEIRENNVWLVDDKFLSYSSIYSDQALATIIQEVGNLVESKQQRRPDVAAFFSKDSENHPNKLVIIEFKKPGADIFDNNKALMQCRLYASELADRIPTVREVFAFSIVEIDNEFYRDMKQTGFKDVFSLTERVVYNDFSIGSNNEIPLHLYVMPASALIKDARARNKVFEEVLQFDLNRPAFVDTQRAADSLIRAVSKRDSNVSKGQVV; from the coding sequence ATGGCAAGGATTAACCTCAGAAAATTCATCGCGGAACACTACAAAGGCGGAGTCTCGGCTCGGGATGTGATTCGTGAGGCTCTCACGAATTCCATTCATGCCGGAGGGAAGTTCATTTCCGTTGACCTGCACTTCTCAGAGAGACAACAGGAGTTGTCCCCCGGTAGTGAAGAAAGAAGAACTCTTGAACAAATAACCATCTCTGATGATGGGGAAGGCTTCACTGCGGAGAATCTGAATTTCTTTGATGAGATTTGCACCAGTCACAAGGACAACATTGGTGGCAAAGGTGTTGGGCGCTTGGCGTTCCTGAAATATGCCAACAAAGTTGAAATTCGAAGTCAGCTTCCAACCGAACTGGTCGAGTTCGTTTACACGCCCGAATTCAAGCCGGAAGAAGTTAAGAAATCGCCAAAACTGGGGTCCTTGAACACGTGCATCACGTTGCGGGACTTGAAGGAAAAAATCAATACTCAGGTCGCCAAGCTGGTTAACTCAATCTGCGATGATCTGCGCCTCCTGCTTTTCTTGAAGCACCAATCAGGGCACAGCATCGCCCTGAAATTCACCCATAACTCCAGACAGCCGTTTGATGAAGTCCATGTGTTCTCAGGGGAAAACATCCAGGCGGAGTTGACGCGGGAATTTGAATTCCAGGGCGAGAAGTTCAACTGCTACCTCTTTAGGGATGAACCTCCCAAAAAGGGCATTGTTGCGATGCTCTGTGCCGACGAACTCTGTATTGAAGAGTACGTCATTAGTAAGCGGTTTGACATCTGCCGACATCTGATTTTTGTCACCTCCGACTACTTCAACAAACGCTCCAATATTGAACGGCAACGACTAGAACTCCCCAAGACTGATGACGATGTGGACATGGTCTCTCCCATCAGTCGCGAGAAGCTGATGCCATGCATTCACGAGGAATGCATGACGATGATCAATGAATCCGCCGAAGGAGACATTGAGGAATTCAAGTCAGACAATATTGAGAAGCTCAAAAAATACTATCCATTCATCAAGATTGATTCGATGGATGCTGATGCCGCTCTTCTGGATGCTGATGAGGTGGTTAAGACCTATAGGGCACAGCAAGCCAGAAAAGAAGATCAGGTCGTCGAGGCTCTTCAAAGCGGCAAACCTGTCTCATGGGATGATGTGTCGCATCTTGCAAGTGAAGATTTGGCAAGATACATCGTTCATCGGGCATTGGTCATCGACTCTTTGGCAAACATGCCCCCTGACAGTGCCGAAGATGCAATCCATAACGCCATTCTTCGCAAAAAGAGTGACGGTTCCGAAATTCGCGAAAACAATGTCTGGTTAGTGGACGACAAGTTCCTGTCCTATTCGAGCATATATAGCGACCAAGCATTAGCAACCATCATTCAAGAGGTCGGCAACTTGGTAGAGTCCAAACAGCAACGACGGCCTGATGTTGCAGCGTTCTTCTCGAAAGATAGCGAAAACCACCCCAACAAGCTGGTAATCATCGAATTCAAGAAGCCGGGCGCAGATATATTTGACAACAACAAAGCTCTCATGCAGTGCCGTCTCTACGCAAGCGAGCTAGCCGACAGAATTCCAACGGTAAGAGAAGTCTTCGCGTTCTCCATTGTGGAAATCGACAATGAGTTCTACAGAGACATGAAGCAAACGGGCTTCAAGGATGTCTTTTCTCTGACGGAACGAGTGGTCTATAACGACTTCTCGATTGGCTCGAACAATGAGATTCCATTGCATCTTTATGTGATGCCCGCATCAGCCCTAATCAAGGATGCAAGGGCCAGAAACAAGGTTTTTGAAGAGGTTCTCCAATTCGATTTGAATCGCCCAGCTTTCGTAGACACTCAGAGGGCCGCTGACTCTTTAATACGGGCAGTGTCGAAACGGGATTCGAACGTCAGCAAAGGCCAGGTTGTGTAA
- a CDS encoding ketopantoate reductase family protein: protein MATTQNVRTAQRIAVVGAGAIGGYLAVRLANAGHCVSVVQRGQTLQAIRDRGMVLHEGGTTLVAHVPAAARCGDLDKQDIVFLTVKATGLRAVAPDLALLLAPHTRIVPVLNGIPWWYSRDALPILDPDNGIANAIPHARIIGCVAHVSAQMAEPGVVRCIAPGKLVLGEPGGGLSQALHDAASLLAQAGIAVCASDDIRQEIWTKLIGNLAFNPISALTGARMDEIFASPELIGLARQVMLEGMAIGQATGIHFPVDVDRRLDMARAIGAAKLSMLQDLEAGRALEVDAIVTAVVKLAAQHRIAAPTLKTVHALIKERARHLLY from the coding sequence TTGGCAACGACACAGAACGTGCGTACGGCGCAACGCATCGCGGTAGTGGGCGCCGGTGCGATCGGCGGATATCTCGCGGTGCGCCTCGCCAATGCTGGACATTGCGTCTCGGTGGTGCAGCGCGGGCAGACTTTGCAAGCCATTCGTGACCGTGGGATGGTACTGCATGAGGGCGGCACGACGCTGGTGGCGCATGTGCCGGCAGCGGCGCGCTGCGGTGATCTCGACAAACAAGATATCGTCTTCCTGACAGTGAAAGCGACCGGCTTGCGGGCCGTTGCGCCGGACCTGGCGCTGCTGCTCGCGCCGCATACGCGGATAGTGCCGGTATTGAACGGCATTCCGTGGTGGTATTCCCGGGATGCGCTGCCGATTCTCGATCCTGACAACGGCATTGCCAACGCAATCCCTCACGCAAGAATCATCGGTTGCGTCGCACATGTTTCCGCACAAATGGCGGAGCCGGGGGTGGTGCGTTGTATTGCGCCAGGCAAGCTGGTGTTGGGCGAGCCCGGCGGCGGACTGTCGCAGGCGCTGCATGACGCCGCGTCGCTGCTCGCGCAGGCTGGCATCGCTGTGTGTGCCAGCGACGACATCCGGCAGGAAATCTGGACCAAGCTGATCGGCAATCTTGCATTCAATCCGATTTCGGCACTCACCGGCGCGCGCATGGATGAAATTTTCGCGAGTCCGGAGCTGATCGGGCTGGCCCGTCAGGTCATGCTGGAAGGCATGGCCATCGGGCAGGCTACGGGGATTCACTTTCCGGTCGATGTGGATCGGCGGCTGGACATGGCGCGTGCGATCGGCGCAGCGAAATTATCGATGCTGCAAGACCTGGAAGCAGGGCGGGCGCTGGAAGTCGATGCCATTGTCACCGCAGTGGTGAAGCTTGCCGCACAGCACCGGATTGCTGCGCCGACATTAAAGACGGTGCATGCATTGATTAAGGAACGCGCGCGTCACCTTCTGTACTGA
- a CDS encoding tautomerase family protein — translation MPIVTITVRKPKTAEFKSLVLGAVHAALVSVGVNPNDRFHRVLELDEADFQYDATFPDVRTQRSDDFVLIEILLGTGRSVKVKKQILAGIVERLSSAGFDPENLMVVFQDVAWENWSPAGGRVPHA, via the coding sequence ATGCCGATTGTCACTATCACCGTTCGCAAGCCGAAAACCGCCGAATTTAAATCGCTGGTTCTTGGCGCGGTACATGCCGCGCTTGTCAGCGTCGGGGTGAATCCAAACGACCGTTTCCACCGCGTGCTGGAACTGGACGAAGCCGACTTTCAATACGACGCCACATTTCCCGATGTGCGTACGCAGAGAAGCGATGACTTCGTGCTTATCGAAATTCTTCTAGGCACCGGCCGCAGCGTCAAAGTGAAAAAGCAGATTCTTGCGGGTATCGTCGAACGCTTGTCGTCGGCCGGCTTCGACCCGGAAAACCTGATGGTCGTGTTCCAGGACGTCGCCTGGGAAAACTGGTCACCAGCAGGGGGGCGTGTACCCCACGCATGA
- a CDS encoding class II aldolase/adducin family protein — MSIFDEGMATRPAEITEAEWRQRLELAACYQVFDFLGWTESIFNHISVRVPGSEKHYLVNPFGLNYAEITASNLIKVDVNGRLVTPSAYGGNRAGFIIHGAVHDAREDAHCVMHTHTDSGMAVACSQDGISYDNFYGAQLFGRVAYHDFEGITVHRDEQARLLASLGNKNILVLKNHGLLVVEKSLMKAFWLMWTLQRACDVQCRVEAMGNKGIPVSDTIRRQSAFDGENFDPEGLLGQKMLEAMVRKMDIVRNNLYPNFRS, encoded by the coding sequence ATGTCAATTTTCGATGAAGGCATGGCCACGCGGCCTGCGGAAATAACCGAGGCGGAATGGCGCCAGCGCCTGGAGTTGGCTGCCTGCTATCAGGTGTTCGATTTTCTGGGCTGGACCGAATCGATTTTCAACCATATTTCAGTCCGTGTCCCCGGGTCAGAAAAGCACTACCTGGTCAATCCCTTCGGCCTGAATTATGCCGAAATCACCGCCAGCAATCTGATCAAGGTCGATGTCAACGGCCGGCTGGTCACGCCGTCTGCCTACGGCGGCAACCGTGCCGGATTCATTATCCATGGCGCGGTGCATGATGCGCGCGAGGATGCGCATTGCGTGATGCATACGCATACCGATAGCGGCATGGCAGTCGCCTGTTCGCAGGACGGCATCAGCTACGACAATTTCTATGGCGCGCAACTGTTCGGGCGTGTCGCCTATCACGACTTTGAAGGTATCACCGTGCATCGCGACGAGCAGGCCAGGCTGCTGGCGAGCCTCGGCAACAAAAACATTCTCGTGCTGAAGAACCATGGCTTGCTTGTGGTTGAAAAATCACTGATGAAAGCCTTCTGGCTGATGTGGACGCTGCAGCGCGCTTGCGATGTGCAATGCCGCGTCGAAGCCATGGGCAACAAGGGTATTCCGGTCAGCGACACCATCCGCCGGCAAAGCGCATTCGATGGCGAGAATTTCGATCCTGAGGGTTTGCTCGGACAAAAGATGCTGGAAGCCATGGTGCGCAAGATGGACATCGTCCGCAACAACCTCTATCCGAATTTTCGTTCCTGA
- a CDS encoding MBL fold metallo-hydrolase, with protein sequence MSSTTFASASDVTEQKAKVVELAKGAYGYISDSDPNCGFVVGDDAVLIIDTRATPALARDLIDDIRTVTDKPVKYIFLTHYHAVRVLGASAFNVDAVFSSTGTHQLILERGAADYESEVRRFPRLFKGVDEIPGLTMPHVTFDDSMSFWLGGRELRFMHLGRGHSAGDSVCWLPDCGVLYAGDLVENNCAVYTGDAYMRDWTHTLERVRALRADVMVPGRGAVLTSRQQVSDAIDSTKDFIVTLLGAVEHGLRQGQDLKGCYRVAEQVMTPRFGEWPVYKHALAFDVARAYDELRGLEHPQIWTAARDQDLWARLHG encoded by the coding sequence ATGAGCAGCACCACTTTCGCATCCGCCAGTGACGTTACCGAACAAAAGGCCAAAGTCGTTGAACTGGCCAAGGGCGCCTATGGCTATATCAGCGATTCGGATCCGAACTGCGGTTTCGTGGTCGGCGACGATGCGGTTCTCATCATCGACACGCGCGCCACGCCGGCCCTGGCGCGCGATCTGATTGACGACATCCGTACCGTCACCGACAAGCCCGTCAAATATATTTTTCTTACCCACTACCATGCAGTTCGTGTCCTTGGCGCGTCGGCGTTCAACGTCGACGCGGTTTTTTCCAGCACGGGCACGCATCAACTGATTCTGGAGCGCGGCGCGGCCGATTATGAATCCGAGGTCAGGCGTTTCCCGCGCCTGTTCAAGGGTGTCGATGAAATTCCCGGCCTCACCATGCCGCATGTGACATTCGACGACAGCATGAGCTTCTGGCTCGGCGGGCGCGAATTGCGCTTCATGCATCTCGGACGCGGGCATTCTGCCGGCGATTCAGTGTGCTGGCTGCCGGATTGCGGCGTGCTGTATGCCGGTGATCTGGTCGAAAACAATTGCGCGGTGTATACCGGCGACGCTTATATGCGTGACTGGACCCATACGCTGGAACGGGTGCGCGCACTGCGGGCCGATGTGATGGTGCCGGGACGCGGCGCAGTCCTTACCAGTCGCCAGCAGGTATCGGATGCGATCGATTCGACCAAGGACTTTATCGTCACGCTGCTTGGCGCGGTGGAACATGGCTTGCGTCAAGGTCAGGATTTGAAAGGATGCTATCGCGTCGCCGAGCAAGTGATGACCCCGCGCTTTGGCGAATGGCCGGTGTACAAGCATGCATTGGCATTCGATGTCGCGCGCGCCTACGACGAATTGCGCGGGCTGGAGCATCCGCAGATCTGGACCGCAGCGCGCGACCAGGATCTGTGGGCGCGCCTGCACGGTTGA
- a CDS encoding FAD-dependent oxidoreductase, which produces MTPTKEINTTTGYELPSYPFQPPPDLQLERPRRYRIAIVGGGLAGLTAACDLAVRGIETVLLDDDNTVGVRGASSRGMVYAQKTLEIMERLGIYRRIHQKGITWSVGRTMTGGDEVYSFDRASDNASQQSAFINLQQFYLEWYLVDRITELGKTDLRWNNKVTGAEHLDDGVRLSVETPAGNYQLDADWVIDAAGIHSAIREGFGLDTHAARSVDRWCICDVRFKKPLPVERWTWVEAPFNQNRAVWQHLMADNVWRLDYQMDPDADAAHVSQLDVAAERVRAHVGADTEFEMVWVGPWQYRTQLLDSFRLGRIFFAGDVAHVVSPFGARGGNSGIQDADNLSWKLALVVNGQAPDALLDSYHHERHAAAVENIKVTSRTSRFLAPTSLFERIMRKAVLDLAREYPFARALVNTGRLSVPNDYPDSPIVQNGGHSVPNLPMGLPDRTVSNLVELSRSHGTAYLGICFKHPGPDQLDAIRELASRYRCFAIYLCNVEGAGLPTLRDDGALARAVGAECGFALLRPDLHVAGSLQHVTATQAEALLKRALGY; this is translated from the coding sequence ATGACGCCGACTAAAGAAATCAACACAACGACAGGTTACGAACTGCCGTCCTATCCATTCCAGCCGCCGCCCGATCTGCAGCTGGAGCGGCCGCGCCGCTATCGCATTGCGATTGTCGGCGGCGGCCTGGCCGGCCTGACCGCTGCCTGCGATCTCGCGGTCCGGGGCATAGAAACCGTTCTGCTCGACGACGACAATACCGTTGGCGTGCGCGGCGCATCCAGCCGGGGCATGGTCTATGCGCAAAAGACGCTGGAGATCATGGAGCGGCTGGGCATTTATCGCCGCATCCATCAAAAAGGAATCACCTGGTCGGTAGGCCGCACCATGACCGGTGGCGACGAGGTGTATTCGTTTGACCGCGCCAGCGATAACGCGTCACAGCAATCGGCCTTCATCAATCTGCAGCAGTTCTATCTGGAATGGTATCTGGTCGATCGCATTACGGAACTGGGCAAGACCGATCTGCGCTGGAACAACAAGGTGACCGGCGCCGAGCATCTGGACGACGGAGTACGCCTGTCGGTCGAAACGCCTGCAGGCAATTACCAGCTGGATGCCGACTGGGTGATCGATGCGGCAGGCATCCATAGCGCGATCCGCGAAGGCTTCGGGCTCGACACGCATGCCGCGCGTTCGGTGGACCGCTGGTGCATCTGCGACGTGCGCTTCAAGAAGCCCTTGCCGGTCGAGCGCTGGACCTGGGTGGAAGCGCCATTCAATCAAAACCGCGCGGTATGGCAGCACCTGATGGCCGACAACGTTTGGCGTCTCGATTATCAGATGGACCCGGATGCCGATGCGGCGCATGTGAGCCAGCTGGACGTCGCCGCCGAGCGCGTGCGCGCGCACGTCGGCGCCGATACCGAGTTCGAGATGGTATGGGTCGGTCCATGGCAATACCGCACGCAGCTGCTCGACAGTTTCCGTCTCGGCCGCATTTTCTTTGCCGGCGATGTCGCGCATGTGGTGAGTCCCTTTGGTGCGCGCGGCGGCAATTCCGGCATCCAGGATGCGGACAATCTGAGCTGGAAGCTGGCGCTGGTCGTCAACGGCCAGGCGCCCGATGCGCTGCTCGACAGCTATCATCACGAGCGGCATGCCGCTGCTGTCGAGAATATCAAGGTCACCTCCCGTACCTCGCGTTTTCTGGCACCGACCTCGCTGTTCGAGCGCATTATGCGCAAGGCAGTGCTCGATCTTGCGCGCGAATACCCGTTCGCCCGCGCGCTGGTCAATACCGGCCGGCTGTCGGTACCGAACGACTATCCGGATTCGCCTATCGTGCAGAACGGCGGACATTCGGTGCCCAACCTGCCGATGGGCCTGCCGGACCGAACCGTTTCCAATCTGGTCGAGCTGTCGCGCTCGCATGGCACCGCGTATCTGGGCATCTGCTTCAAGCACCCAGGCCCGGACCAACTCGATGCAATTCGCGAACTGGCTTCGCGCTATCGCTGCTTCGCCATTTATCTATGCAACGTGGAGGGCGCCGGCCTGCCGACACTGCGCGATGACGGTGCGCTTGCCCGTGCCGTCGGCGCCGAATGCGGCTTCGCATTGCTGCGCCCCGATTTGCATGTGGCAGGCAGTTTGCAGCATGTCACCGCGACACAGGCCGAGGCCTTGCTCAAGCGCGCATTGGGCTATTGA
- a CDS encoding VOC family protein — MVPIRGLHHFAYRCRDAAETRLFYEDLLGLPLVHLVRADKVPSTGEDCPFVHIFFQMRDGSHLAFFDLGDNVAAEPSANTPGWVNHIALRVDSESDLADARQRLEAAGIDVVGVTDHHFIRSIYFFDPNGIRLELTTFVGSDTYMQAKHLSAREELDAWSAEKQARAA; from the coding sequence ATGGTCCCGATCCGTGGATTGCATCACTTCGCATATCGTTGCCGCGACGCGGCGGAAACCCGTCTTTTTTATGAAGACCTGCTCGGCTTGCCGCTGGTGCATCTGGTCCGCGCGGACAAGGTGCCCAGCACCGGCGAAGACTGTCCGTTCGTGCATATCTTTTTCCAGATGCGCGATGGCTCGCATCTGGCATTCTTCGACCTCGGCGATAACGTCGCTGCGGAACCGAGTGCCAATACGCCGGGCTGGGTCAACCATATCGCATTACGGGTCGATTCCGAAAGTGATCTTGCCGATGCCAGGCAGCGCCTTGAAGCCGCCGGCATCGATGTCGTCGGCGTCACTGATCATCACTTCATCCGGTCCATCTATTTCTTCGACCCTAATGGTATCCGACTCGAGCTGACGACGTTCGTCGGCAGCGACACCTATATGCAAGCCAAGCATTTAAGCGCTCGCGAAGAGCTGGATGCCTGGAGTGCCGAGAAACAGGCGCGCGCTGCGTAA
- a CDS encoding DUF2783 domain-containing protein — MNTHPNIIDSDTFYATLIAANERLSLEQSAELAMRLVFLLANQIGDAQTLANCIDIARKPFTQSHGEPQ, encoded by the coding sequence TTGAATACCCATCCCAACATCATTGATTCCGATACGTTTTACGCGACGCTGATCGCCGCCAACGAGCGCCTCTCTCTCGAACAAAGCGCCGAACTGGCGATGCGGCTGGTGTTTTTGCTCGCCAACCAGATCGGCGACGCGCAGACGCTGGCGAACTGTATCGATATCGCCCGCAAACCTTTTACCCAATCCCATGGAGAACCGCAATGA
- a CDS encoding GlxA family transcriptional regulator — MKTILILALDGVMDSSLAITLDTLKAGQAFLARAGQRDAIRIVTAGYRKTVKTGAGLRLDPELSFKQVLEKGIKPEWIIVPGLGLVSDADITARFAQRDALAAIELLRMAEKNLIKTAASCSAVFMLAHAGVLAGREATTTWWLAPAFRSRHPDIRLDETRMLVRDGKYLTAGSAYSQLDLVLAIVADVMGTTIAHLCSRFLLIDQRPSQARYMIHTHLQQVDPTVLAAERWIDGHLSEAISIAELSSTLAVSAKTLARRIEAATGVSPVKFIQRRRLMRAAHLIATTTLSIDAVAAQVGYQDGTALRKLVKREFGITPGALR, encoded by the coding sequence ATGAAAACGATCCTGATTCTGGCCCTGGACGGTGTAATGGATTCCAGCCTGGCCATCACGCTCGACACCCTGAAAGCCGGTCAGGCATTTCTTGCCCGGGCTGGACAGCGGGATGCGATTCGCATCGTGACGGCCGGCTATCGCAAAACCGTCAAGACGGGCGCCGGCCTGCGGCTCGATCCCGAACTTAGCTTCAAGCAAGTCCTTGAGAAAGGAATTAAGCCCGAATGGATCATCGTGCCCGGCTTGGGTCTGGTGTCGGATGCCGATATAACGGCGCGCTTTGCGCAGCGCGATGCGCTGGCAGCCATTGAGCTGCTGCGCATGGCAGAAAAGAATCTGATCAAGACCGCGGCGTCCTGCTCAGCGGTATTCATGCTTGCCCATGCCGGCGTGCTGGCCGGACGCGAAGCGACCACGACCTGGTGGCTGGCGCCGGCCTTTCGCTCGCGTCATCCCGATATTCGATTGGATGAGACCAGGATGTTGGTGCGCGACGGAAAATATCTGACCGCCGGTTCCGCCTATTCCCAACTCGATCTTGTGCTGGCAATCGTCGCCGATGTGATGGGCACAACGATTGCGCATCTGTGCTCACGCTTTTTGCTGATCGACCAACGGCCTTCGCAAGCGCGATACATGATCCATACCCACTTGCAGCAGGTCGATCCCACTGTGCTGGCTGCCGAACGCTGGATAGACGGACATCTTTCCGAAGCGATCAGTATCGCCGAGCTGTCATCCACGCTGGCGGTGTCTGCGAAAACGCTGGCGCGTCGCATCGAAGCGGCGACCGGTGTTTCGCCGGTAAAGTTTATCCAGCGCCGCAGGCTGATGCGCGCCGCGCACTTGATCGCCACCACGACGCTGTCGATCGATGCGGTTGCCGCGCAGGTCGGGTATCAGGATGGAACGGCGTTGCGCAAACTCGTCAAGCGCGAGTTCGGCATTACCCCGGGGGCATTGCGTTAG